Proteins encoded within one genomic window of Lampris incognitus isolate fLamInc1 chromosome 1, fLamInc1.hap2, whole genome shotgun sequence:
- the mapkapk5 gene encoding MAP kinase-activated protein kinase 5 isoform X4, producing the protein MMCATHPNIVQILEVYANSVQFPHESSPRARLLIVMEMMEGGELFHRISQHRHFTEKMASQVTKQISQALEHCHSLNIAHRDLKPENLLFKDNSLDAPVKLCDFGFAKIDQGDLMTPQFTPYYVAPQVLEAQRRHQKEKSGIIPTSPTPYTYNKSCDLWSLGVIIYVMLCGYPPFYSKHHSRTIPKDMRKKIMTGSFDFPEDEWSQISEMAKDIVRKLLKVKPEERLTIEGVLAHPWLNCTEALDNVLPSAQMMMDKAVVAGIQQAHAEQLANMRIQDLNVSLKPLNSVNNPILRKRKLLGPKPSDGFFIHDPENGGDDSNVALEKLRDVIAQCILPQAGENEDEKLNEVMHEAWRFNRDCKLLRDGLQGLSWDGRAFSDKVDRLKLAEIVKQAIEEKTNLQESH; encoded by the exons ATGATGTGCGCCACCCATCCAAACATAGTTCAAATCTTGGAAGTATACGCCAATAGTGTCCAGTTCCCCCATGAGTCCAGTCCAAG AGCGAGGCTGCTGATTGTCATGGAGATGATGGAGGGGGGGGAGCTGTTCCACAGaatcagtcagcacagacatttcACCGAAAAGATGGCCAGCCAGGTCACcaagcag ATCAGTCAAGCCTTGGAACACTGTCACTCCCTGAATATTGCACATCGAGACTTGAAGCCAGAGAACCTGCTTTTCAAGGATAACTCTCTG GATGCCCCTGTGAAGTTGTGTGATTTTGGCTTTGCCAAAATTGACCAGGGAGACTTGATGACCCCTCAGTTCACTCCTTACTACGTAGCACCTCAG GTACTTGAGGCTCAAAGAAGACACCAGAAGGAAAAGTCTGGAATCATACCTACCTCACCCACCCCCTATACATATAACAAG AGCTGTGACTTGTGGTCTCTGGGTGTGATCATCTATGTGATGCTGTGTGGCTATCCTCCGTTCTATTCCAAGCACCATAGCCGCACTATCCCCAAGGACATGAGGAAGAAGATCATGACGGGCAGTTTCGACTTCCCGGAAGACGAGTGGAGCCAGATCTCTGAGATGGCCAAGGACATTGTACGCAA GCTGCTGAAGGTGAAGCCAGAGGAGAGGCTGACTATTGAGGGAGTACTCGCTCACCCTTGGCTCAACTGTACCGAGGCCCTGGATAACGTGCTGCCCTCTGCTCAGATGATGATGGACAAG GCGGTAGTAGCAGGTATCCAGCAGGCCCATGCAGAGCAGTTGGCTAACATGAGAATCCAGGATCTGAATGTCAGCCTGAAGCCCCTAAACTCTGTCAACAACCCAATTCTCAGGAAGCGGAAACTTCTAGG CCCCAAACCCAGTGATGGATTCTTCATCCATGACCCAGAGAACGGAGGGGACGACTCCAACGTAGCACTGGAAAAATTGCGAGATGTCATCGCTCAGTGTATACTACCACAGGCTG GTGAAAATGAGGATGAGAAACTGAACGAGGTGATGCATGAAGCCTGGCGGTTCAACAGGGACTGTAAACTACTGAGAGATGGGCTACAAGGGCTCAGCTGGGATG ggcgaGCCTTTTCTGACAAAGTAGACCGCTTAAAGTTGGCTGAGATAGTGAAGCAGGCCATTGAAGAGAAGACAAATCTCCAAGAGTCTCATTAG
- the ostf1 gene encoding osteoclast-stimulating factor 1, which yields MSKPPPKPAKPGQVRVFRALFTFDPRTPDELYFEEGDILYISDTSDSNWWKGTCKGRTGLIPSNYVAEQAESIDNPMHEAAKRGNMSWLRECLENKVGINGLDKAGNTALYWGCHGGHKDVVELLLGHPNVELNQQNKLGDTALHAAAWKGYSDIVEMLLNKNARTDIRNNEKKLALEMATNAQCASLLKRKQGSNITRTHSNAEEYLDDEDSD from the exons ATGTCAAAGCCTCCCCCCAAACCGGCAAAGCCAG GCCAGGTCAGGGTGTTCCGAGCTCTGTTCACCTTTGACCCCAGAACG CCAGATGAGCTGTACTTTGAGGAAGGAGACATCTTGTACATCTCCGACACA AGCGACAGTAATTGGTGGAAAGGGACATGCAAAGGGAGGACTGGGCTAATCCCAAGTAACTATG TGGCTGAGCAGGCAGAGTCCATTGACAACCCAATGCATGAGGCAGCCAAACGAG GCAATATGAGCTGGCTGAGGGAGTGTCTGGAGAATAAAGTAGGAATCAATGGACTTGACAAAGCTGGAAACACTGCTCTCTACTGGGGATGCCATGGCGGACATAAAG ATGTAGTGGAGCTGTTGCTGGGCCATCCCAATGTGGAGCTCAACCAGCAG AATAAACTTGGTGACACTGCATTGCATGCCGCTGCCTGGAAAGGGTACTCTGACATCGTAGAGATGTTGCTGAACAAGA ATGCCAGGACAGACATCAGGAACAATGAAAAGAAGCTGGCTTTGGAGATGGCCACCAATGCCCAGTGTGCCTCACTCCTCAAGAGGAAACAGGGAAGCA ACATCACGCGCACACACAGCAATGCCGAGGAGTACCTGGATGATGAGGATTCAGACTGA
- the nmrk1 gene encoding nicotinamide riboside kinase 1 isoform X3 — protein sequence MTNGGKSTLARSLHQQIPNSCIIAQDAFFKDDSVVPVDSNGFKQYDMLDALHMDEMMSEVDSWCRDPESFLALQGLVTGHAAPSGQDKVYMLIVEGFLIFNYRPLNQLMDKSYVMEIPYDVCKKRRSSRVYTPPDPPGYFDGHVWPMYLKNRKELESMVTGIVLLDGLKSKEELLASVYDDIIKEIEILSGTGDVSDVKLN from the exons ATGACTAATGGAGGAAAGTCTACCCTGGCCAGGAGTCTACACCAACAGATACCCAACAGCTGTATCATTGCGCAGGATGCCTTCTTTAAG GACGATTCTGTGGTACCTGTGGACAGCAATGGGTTCAAGCAATATGACA TGCTTGATGCTCTCCACATGGATGAGATGATGAGCGAGGTAGACTCTTGGTGCAGAGACCCTGAGTCATTCCTGGCACTACAAGGGCTGGTCACTGGGCATGCAGCACCATCAGGCCAAGACAAAGTGTATATGCTGATTGTGGAAGGCTTCCTTATTTTTAACTACAG GCCATTAAACCAATTAATGGACAAAAGTTATGTCATGGAAATCCCTTATGATGTCTGCAAGAAGAGGAGAAG CTCAAGGGTGTACACACCCCCAGATCCCCCTGGCTACTTTGACGGACACGTGTGGCCGATGTACTTGAAAAACCGCAAGGAGCTGGAGAGCATGGTTACAGGGATTG TGTTACTGGATGGGCTGAAGTCAAAGGAGGAGTTGCTGGCCTCCGTATATGATGATATCATTAAAGAAATAGAAATACTTAGCG gGACGGGGGATGTTTCTGATGTAAAGCTAAATTAA
- the nmrk1 gene encoding nicotinamide riboside kinase 1 isoform X2, whose translation MKKLIVGIGGMTNGGKSTLARSLHQQIPNSCIIAQDAFFKDDSVVPVDSNGFKQYDMLDALHMDEMMSEVDSWCRDPESFLALQGLVTGHAAPSGQDKVYMLIVEGFLIFNYRPLNQLMDKSYVMEIPYDVCKKRRSSRVYTPPDPPGYFDGHVWPMYLKNRKELESMVTGIVLLDGLKSKEELLASVYDDIIKEIEILSESD comes from the exons ATGAAGAAGTTAATTGTTGGAATTGGTGG GATGACTAATGGAGGAAAGTCTACCCTGGCCAGGAGTCTACACCAACAGATACCCAACAGCTGTATCATTGCGCAGGATGCCTTCTTTAAG GACGATTCTGTGGTACCTGTGGACAGCAATGGGTTCAAGCAATATGACA TGCTTGATGCTCTCCACATGGATGAGATGATGAGCGAGGTAGACTCTTGGTGCAGAGACCCTGAGTCATTCCTGGCACTACAAGGGCTGGTCACTGGGCATGCAGCACCATCAGGCCAAGACAAAGTGTATATGCTGATTGTGGAAGGCTTCCTTATTTTTAACTACAG GCCATTAAACCAATTAATGGACAAAAGTTATGTCATGGAAATCCCTTATGATGTCTGCAAGAAGAGGAGAAG CTCAAGGGTGTACACACCCCCAGATCCCCCTGGCTACTTTGACGGACACGTGTGGCCGATGTACTTGAAAAACCGCAAGGAGCTGGAGAGCATGGTTACAGGGATTG TGTTACTGGATGGGCTGAAGTCAAAGGAGGAGTTGCTGGCCTCCGTATATGATGATATCATTAAAGAAATAGAAATACTTAGCG
- the nmrk1 gene encoding nicotinamide riboside kinase 1 isoform X1 produces MKKLIVGIGGMTNGGKSTLARSLHQQIPNSCIIAQDAFFKDDSVVPVDSNGFKQYDMLDALHMDEMMSEVDSWCRDPESFLALQGLVTGHAAPSGQDKVYMLIVEGFLIFNYRPLNQLMDKSYVMEIPYDVCKKRRSSRVYTPPDPPGYFDGHVWPMYLKNRKELESMVTGIVLLDGLKSKEELLASVYDDIIKEIEILSGTGDVSDVKLN; encoded by the exons ATGAAGAAGTTAATTGTTGGAATTGGTGG GATGACTAATGGAGGAAAGTCTACCCTGGCCAGGAGTCTACACCAACAGATACCCAACAGCTGTATCATTGCGCAGGATGCCTTCTTTAAG GACGATTCTGTGGTACCTGTGGACAGCAATGGGTTCAAGCAATATGACA TGCTTGATGCTCTCCACATGGATGAGATGATGAGCGAGGTAGACTCTTGGTGCAGAGACCCTGAGTCATTCCTGGCACTACAAGGGCTGGTCACTGGGCATGCAGCACCATCAGGCCAAGACAAAGTGTATATGCTGATTGTGGAAGGCTTCCTTATTTTTAACTACAG GCCATTAAACCAATTAATGGACAAAAGTTATGTCATGGAAATCCCTTATGATGTCTGCAAGAAGAGGAGAAG CTCAAGGGTGTACACACCCCCAGATCCCCCTGGCTACTTTGACGGACACGTGTGGCCGATGTACTTGAAAAACCGCAAGGAGCTGGAGAGCATGGTTACAGGGATTG TGTTACTGGATGGGCTGAAGTCAAAGGAGGAGTTGCTGGCCTCCGTATATGATGATATCATTAAAGAAATAGAAATACTTAGCG gGACGGGGGATGTTTCTGATGTAAAGCTAAATTAA